A genomic stretch from Rhodobacterales bacterium HKCCA1288 includes:
- a CDS encoding iron ABC transporter permease yields the protein MNARSLLALVFIWIAPVAHAQGFAGLGLSAEGYAAVDPNRPITFPQDHTAHPDYRIEWWYLTANLTDAAGNPLGAQWTVFRNATRPADGQSNAWEDGQIWLGHAAVTLPDQHYHSERYARGGTGQAGALLTENLLEVWIDDWGLQSLNTASETDALDQIIVSARGDTFAYDLTLTAHGPLVRHGVNGFSVKSNEGQASYYYSQPFYQVSGTITLPDGARQVSGQAWLDREWSSQPLAADQAGWDWVSLHFETGEKLMGFSLRSRDETRFTSATWISANGQPTAYGDGALRMTPIVTHEVAGRVLPVGWHISLPEQGLDIRTNALNPDAWMGGTIPYWEGPIFSTGSHLGRGYLEMTGY from the coding sequence ATGAACGCTAGGTCGCTACTTGCATTGGTTTTTATATGGATTGCCCCTGTCGCCCATGCTCAGGGTTTCGCGGGGCTTGGCCTCAGCGCCGAAGGATATGCGGCGGTCGATCCGAACCGACCGATCACATTTCCCCAGGATCACACGGCCCACCCCGATTATCGAATCGAGTGGTGGTATCTGACCGCCAATCTAACCGATGCCGCAGGAAACCCGCTTGGGGCGCAATGGACTGTGTTTCGCAATGCAACCCGCCCCGCTGATGGCCAAAGCAATGCCTGGGAAGACGGGCAAATCTGGCTCGGCCATGCCGCTGTTACCCTGCCTGATCAGCATTACCACAGCGAACGCTATGCCCGTGGTGGCACAGGCCAAGCGGGGGCTTTACTAACCGAAAATCTGCTTGAGGTCTGGATTGATGATTGGGGGTTACAGTCTCTAAACACTGCATCAGAGACAGATGCACTTGACCAGATCATTGTCAGCGCGCGCGGCGATACATTCGCATATGACCTCACCCTCACGGCTCATGGCCCGCTCGTGCGCCACGGGGTGAATGGGTTTTCGGTGAAATCGAATGAAGGTCAGGCAAGCTATTACTACTCCCAACCATTTTATCAGGTCAGCGGAACCATCACCTTGCCCGATGGGGCACGGCAAGTGTCAGGACAAGCATGGCTTGATCGCGAATGGTCATCGCAACCATTGGCGGCGGATCAAGCGGGATGGGATTGGGTGTCGCTTCATTTTGAAACGGGTGAAAAGCTCATGGGTTTCTCATTGCGCAGCCGCGATGAAACCCGATTTACCTCGGCCACATGGATCTCGGCAAATGGCCAACCCACCGCTTATGGTGATGGCGCACTCCGCATGACGCCTATTGTGACACATGAGGTGGCAGGGCGGGTTTTGCCTGTCGGGTGGCACATCAGCCTGCCAGAACAGGGTCTAGATATCCGCACGAACGCGCTCAATCCCGATGCATGGATGGGCGGCACAATCCCCTATTGGGAAGGGCCGATTTTTAGCACAGGCAGCCATTTAGGGCGCGGATATTTGGAGATGACGGGGTATTAA
- a CDS encoding alpha/beta fold hydrolase, with translation MIRAVIGLILGALLALSAVIVLERDRADIVQQQMLWGDTPVTWMQRPASTGPVIIIAHGFAGSRQLMQAYQISLAKAGYVTFSFDFEGHGRNRQPMRGDVTAIDGTTRYLMQELARVTDRAIDAVGQANGLAYLGHSMASDIIIRQAIEDPRVATTAALSVFSLAITPDEPRSLLMINGQWEAGLRAAAQSVMQQIGASEGDRIRDVTGFARAALVAPMTEHVGILYSRAAIAEVIAWYDAEFGITRASPPSIAPYGAIILSGFAGIVMALGGLATLGFSGKPRRVLPIAPRAFWLAALLPALITPVVLRGASLPFLPVILADYLALHLALYGGLAIAILLITGHGSVIFPTPRRVLRSLWIGIGFGAVALGLMGLYLDRYVGSFWAGGARLLPFVMILIGALPAMIADAALISAARAPIWKRILVRFAFLASLGLAVALDFDRMLFLILILPVILLFYASFGFVYGRLGRGQAAVLGMGLALGLSLAWALAASFPLFQAG, from the coding sequence ATGATCCGCGCTGTGATTGGCCTGATACTGGGCGCGCTTCTCGCATTGAGCGCCGTGATCGTCCTCGAGCGGGATCGCGCAGATATCGTGCAGCAGCAGATGCTATGGGGTGACACCCCAGTGACATGGATGCAGCGCCCTGCATCCACGGGGCCGGTCATTATAATTGCGCATGGTTTTGCAGGGTCACGCCAACTGATGCAGGCCTACCAAATATCTTTGGCCAAAGCGGGTTATGTGACCTTTAGCTTCGATTTTGAGGGGCATGGTCGCAATCGCCAACCGATGCGCGGCGATGTCACCGCGATAGATGGCACAACCCGTTATTTGATGCAGGAACTGGCCCGCGTCACGGATCGCGCCATTGACGCGGTCGGGCAGGCAAACGGGCTGGCCTATTTGGGCCATTCGATGGCCAGTGATATCATCATCCGCCAAGCGATAGAGGATCCGCGTGTTGCGACCACCGCTGCATTATCGGTCTTTTCCTTGGCGATTACGCCTGACGAGCCGCGCTCGCTCCTGATGATCAATGGTCAATGGGAGGCAGGATTACGCGCGGCTGCGCAATCAGTGATGCAACAAATCGGCGCAAGCGAAGGTGATCGCATTCGCGATGTGACAGGTTTTGCCCGCGCGGCCCTTGTTGCGCCGATGACCGAGCATGTCGGCATTCTCTATTCTCGCGCGGCCATTGCCGAGGTGATTGCGTGGTATGATGCAGAATTTGGCATCACCCGCGCAAGCCCGCCCTCTATCGCACCCTATGGCGCAATAATTTTGAGCGGGTTTGCGGGGATTGTGATGGCCCTCGGCGGGCTTGCGACATTGGGATTTAGCGGCAAACCAAGGCGGGTTTTGCCAATTGCGCCGCGCGCCTTTTGGTTGGCCGCGCTTCTGCCCGCGCTGATAACGCCTGTGGTTTTACGGGGGGCATCTCTGCCATTTTTGCCTGTCATTCTTGCCGATTACCTCGCGCTGCACCTTGCCCTTTATGGGGGGCTTGCGATTGCGATTTTGCTGATCACAGGTCATGGTTCGGTGATTTTTCCAACGCCGCGCCGGGTTTTGCGCAGCCTGTGGATTGGGATCGGGTTTGGCGCTGTCGCACTTGGTCTTATGGGTCTTTATCTTGATCGCTATGTCGGCAGTTTTTGGGCAGGGGGCGCACGCCTGCTGCCATTTGTGATGATTTTAATCGGCGCATTGCCCGCGATGATTGCGGATGCGGCGCTGATTTCCGCCGCCCGCGCGCCGATATGGAAACGGATTTTGGTGCGTTTTGCCTTTTTGGCATCGCTTGGCCTTGCGGTCGCATTGGATTTTGATCGGATGTTGTTTTTGATCCTGATCTTGCCTGTGATCCTATTGTTTTATGCCAGTTTTGGCTTTGTCTATGGCCGATTGGGGCGGGGACAGGCGGCAGTTCTTGGCATGGGTTTGGCGCTTGGGCTGTCTTTGGCTTGGGCGCTGGCAGCCAGCTTCCCGCTGTTTCAGGCGGGTTAA
- the serB gene encoding phosphoserine phosphatase SerB, with translation MFVVTLITNPAIHLEPELVASLRNALGGGDAVWLNPNTAAEFTIPQAPTNFEDIWASLQAEGVDMVLQPQEGRRKKMLLADMDSTMIRQECIDELAAEAGVGPRVAQITARAMNGELDFEGALRERVSLLKDLDVAVISHVLEKRIHLMPGGPVLLATMKANGAYAALVSGGFTAFTAAIADRLGFDEHRANTLCAEGGQLTGKVTDPILGREAKVEALNDITARLGITPADVLAVGDGANDLRMLQLAGAGVALHAKPTVQAQAKHRINHGDLTALLYMQGYAATDFIKA, from the coding sequence ATGTTTGTTGTCACATTAATCACCAATCCCGCAATCCATTTGGAACCAGAATTGGTGGCAAGCCTCCGCAATGCATTGGGCGGCGGTGATGCTGTGTGGCTGAACCCAAACACAGCGGCAGAATTCACCATTCCGCAAGCGCCCACCAATTTCGAAGACATCTGGGCCAGCCTTCAGGCCGAAGGTGTGGATATGGTTTTGCAACCCCAAGAGGGGCGGCGCAAGAAAATGCTGCTGGCGGATATGGATTCGACCATGATCCGTCAAGAATGCATTGATGAATTGGCCGCCGAGGCGGGTGTTGGCCCGCGCGTGGCCCAGATTACCGCCCGCGCGATGAATGGCGAATTGGATTTCGAAGGCGCGCTTCGCGAACGTGTGAGCCTGCTCAAGGACCTCGATGTCGCGGTGATCAGCCATGTTTTGGAAAAGCGCATTCACCTTATGCCGGGCGGCCCCGTTCTTTTGGCTACTATGAAGGCAAATGGGGCCTATGCCGCGCTTGTATCTGGAGGGTTTACGGCCTTCACGGCGGCCATTGCAGATAGGCTTGGGTTTGACGAACACCGCGCAAACACGCTTTGCGCCGAAGGCGGTCAGCTGACAGGCAAGGTGACTGACCCAATCTTGGGACGCGAGGCCAAAGTGGAGGCCTTGAATGACATCACAGCACGGCTTGGGATTACCCCTGCCGATGTCTTGGCGGTCGGCGATGGCGCAAATGATTTGAGGATGCTGCAACTTGCAGGGGCGGGGGTCGCATTACACGCGAAACCTACAGTGCAAGCGCAAGCCAAGCATCGGATCAATCACGGTGATCTAACGGCGCTTCTTTACATGCAAGGCTACGCCGCAACAGATTTTATCAAGGCCTAA